A genomic window from Dioscorea cayenensis subsp. rotundata cultivar TDr96_F1 unplaced genomic scaffold, TDr96_F1_v2_PseudoChromosome.rev07_lg8_w22 25.fasta BLBR01000893.1, whole genome shotgun sequence includes:
- the LOC120255216 gene encoding probable disease resistance protein RF9, with the protein MDQQQQRLCVISIVGIGGLGKTTLARKLYCDNAVSNHFQKCIWVTVSEENSLMGLLRKMLEEVQVIEKEKLEKMTENDFIDMLNDSLRTQRFLIVLDDIWREDVWNQIQTSFPDANNGSRVLITTRFLNVAKRADPRSTPYELPLLNDDESLKRLLKKAFLYEDAEANCISELLDIGRHLMHKCGGLPLALVVLGGLLSIKDKTPVVWRRVLETMDWAAEGRQCQEILALSYEDLPYHMKSCFLYLGAYPEDYEISGNELIWQWIAEGFILQEERKTMEDTGEAILEELIQRSLIHVNMRKNNGSVKRCGVHDLLLDFARSTAKKDIFLIVCSNENDQPTYLASSRRVAFHNVNDTKINEISRVSTMHGLRTLMAFGLRYLSIDSPIFRFKLLRVLDLTESIRLPKQIELLIHLRYLRLGDVNYLPSSIGNFQSLETVLLGHSTRIPFTLWKIKTLRHVQVRLCEPPQSLELKNLHTLDYVAFGSYKIINWRFPKLKKLKVEINKEHQGTMLTHLLCGLHHLISLYIRAKGDCPIEINTKDFPFYNHLLSLRLFGFWPKGAAVYEYPICLTKLELMHSKLEQDPMPKLERLKYLVSLQLFPHVYLGKTMVCSTGGFPSLKSLFITNALPAKYGHIASPSMPNFLVDAMPNLEEWRVERGAMPKLAFLELTSCKKLKVFPDLQHVMSLQELKLGDMSQELMLRLQREAGEDWYKIQHMPKLTLGK; encoded by the coding sequence ATggatcaacaacaacaaaggcTTTGTGTCATTAGCATAGTTGGCATTGGTGGTCTTGGCAAAACCACCCTTGCACGGAAACTCTACTGTGACAATGCTGTTAGCAATCATTTTCAAAAGTGCATTTGGGTAACAGTCTCTGAAGAAAATAGTTTAATGGGGCTTCTCAGAAAGATGCTTGAAGAAGTTCAAGTGATTGAAAAGGAGAAGTTGGAGAAAATGACAGAAAATGATTTCATAGACATGCTTAATGACTCACTAAGAACACAAAGGTTTCTTATTGTCTTGGATGATATTTGGCGAGAGGATGTATGGAATCAGATACAAACAAGTTTTCCGGATGCGAACAATGGGAGCAGGGTCTTGATCACCACTCGGTTTCTTAATGTTGCAAAGCGAGCAGATCCAAGAAGCACTCCGTACGAACTTCCGCTTTTGAATGATGATGAGAGCTTGAAGCGTCTTCTCAAGAAGGCCTTTCTTTATGAAGATGCTGAGGCAAATTGCATCAGTGAATTGCTTGATATCGGCCGTCATCTCATGCACAAATGCGGTGGCCTACCTCTGGCTTTAGTTGTTCTTGGAGGTCTCCTATCTATAAAAGACAAAACACCTGTTGTGTGGCGAAGAGTGTTGGAGACGATGGATTGGGCGGCAGAAGGAAGACAATGCCAAGAAATACTTGCTTTGAGCTATGAAGATCTTCCGTATCATAtgaaatcatgttttctttatttgggCGCTTACCCTGAGGATTATGAGATCTCTGGCAATGAGTTAATATGGCAATGGATTGCAGAAGGCTTCATACTACAGGAAGAAAGAAAGACCATGGAGGATACAGGGGAAGCTATTTTAGAGGAGTTAATTCAGAGGAGCTTGATTCATGTAAATATGAGGAAAAACAATGGGAGTGTGAAGAGATGTGGCGTCCATGATCTACTACTGGATTTTGCAAGATCTACAGCTAAGAAAGACATCTTCCTCATAGTTTGCTCCAATGAAAATGATCAACCAACTTATTTGGCGTCGTCTCGCCGTGTGGCTTTCCACAACGTCAATGACACCAAGATCAATGAAATCTCTAGAGTCTCTACAATGCATGGACTCAGGACTTTGATGGCATTTGGTCTACGTTATCTTTCAATTGATTCTCCAATATTTAGATTTAAGCTTCTAAGGGTGCTTGATTTGACTGAGTCAATAAGATTACCAAAACAGATCGAGCTCTTGATCCATTTACGTTATTTAAGGCTGGGGGATGTTAATTACCTACCATCATCCATAGGAAACTTTCAATCCTTAGAAACTGTTCTTCTAGGTCATTCAACAAGGATACCATTCACACTATGGAAGATAAAGACACTAAGACATGTGCAAGTCCGATTGTGCGAACCACCACAAAGTCTTGAGCTAAAAAATCTCCACACACTTGACTATGTGGCGTTCGGAtcctataaaataataaactggAGGTTTCCCAAACTTAAGAAGTTGAAAGTGGAGATTAATAAGGAACACCAGGGAACAATGCTAACCCATCTACTCTGTGGACTACACCACCTTATCAGCTTGTATATAAGGGCCAAAGGAGATTGCCCTATAGAGATAAACACCAAGGACTTTCCATTTTACAACCACCTCCTCTCATTGAGGTTATTTGGATTTTGGCCAAAGGGGGCCGCCGTATATGAATACCCAATTTGTCTCACCAAGCTTGAGCTGATGCATTCTAAATTGGAGCAAGACCCAATGCCCAAACTGGAGAGGTTAAAATACCTTGTCAGTCTCCAACTCTTTCCACATGTGTATCTTGGGAAAACCATGGTATGCTCTACTGGTGGATTCCCTAGTTTGAAAAGTTTGTTCATTACCAACGCGTTACCTGCAAAATATGGCCACATCGCAAGTCCATCTATGCCCAATTTTCTGGTTGACGCAATGCCCAATCTTGAGGAGTGGAGGGTAGAGAGAGGTGCAATGCCCAAGCTTGCTTTCCTAGAATTAACTTCATGCAAGAAGCTAAAAGTGTTTCCAGATTTGCAACATGTGATGAGCCTTCAGGAATTGAAGTTGGGTGACATGTCCCAAGAACTCATGCTCAGGTTGCAGAGGGAAGCAGGGGAAGATTGGTACAAGATTCAACATATGCCAAAACTCACCCTTGGGAAATAA